From one Cyanobacteriota bacterium genomic stretch:
- a CDS encoding phycobilisome linker polypeptide, with translation MPITAQASRLGTSAFSDAAPVELRPTSTKDDVKAVIQAVYRQLLGNDYLMASERLVVPESLLRDGKITVREFVRQVAKSELYKTKFFYGNFHSRVTELNYKHLLGRAPYDQAEISAHLDLYESKGYDADIDSYIDSPEYQAYFGENIVPYYRDLVTTGVGQRTVGFTRFFSLYRGYATSSRAQFQGNYPKLVTEVARGTASSVVAPGSTYTRPSMMGVPVNSTFGGSMAYGSGRLYRVEVAGIAGPGYPRVRRCNKVVIIPYEELSDHMQRVQRQGGKIASITPL, from the coding sequence GTGCCTATTACAGCACAAGCATCCCGATTGGGGACTTCGGCATTTAGCGATGCTGCTCCGGTCGAATTGCGCCCAACTTCGACCAAGGATGACGTAAAAGCCGTTATTCAAGCAGTCTATCGCCAACTCTTGGGCAACGATTATTTAATGGCATCTGAGCGTCTTGTGGTTCCAGAGTCACTGCTACGAGATGGCAAGATCACAGTCAGGGAATTTGTTCGTCAAGTGGCAAAGTCGGAACTGTATAAGACCAAATTTTTCTATGGCAATTTCCACAGTCGTGTTACTGAGCTGAACTATAAGCATTTGTTGGGACGCGCTCCCTACGATCAAGCCGAAATCAGTGCTCATTTGGATTTGTATGAATCCAAGGGCTACGATGCGGACATTGACTCTTACATTGACTCTCCTGAATATCAAGCATATTTCGGTGAGAATATTGTTCCTTACTACCGTGACTTAGTTACCACTGGAGTTGGCCAGCGTACGGTAGGGTTTACTCGCTTTTTCTCGCTGTATCGCGGATATGCAACTAGTAGCCGGGCACAATTCCAGGGCAACTATCCGAAGCTAGTGACTGAAGTGGCCCGTGGTACTGCATCTTCAGTTGTGGCTCCCGGTAGCACCTATACTCGTCCTTCGATGATGGGTGTTCCAGTCAACAGTACCTTTGGCGGTTCTATGGCCTATGGTTCTGGTCGGCTCTACCGAGTTGAAGTTGCTGGAATTGCTGGCCCTGGTTATCCTCGTGTGCGTCGTTGCAATAAGGTTGTCATTATTCCCTATGAGGAGTTGTCAGACCATATGCAGCGGGTTCAGCGTCAGGGTGGCAAGATTGCCAGTATTACTCCTCTCTAG
- a CDS encoding HEAT repeat domain-containing protein → MLESSFEDSRMQSPVGQSAGDESSLTVEQAIANLRGSDPGLRYYAAWWLGRFRVSTPEAVDALIDSLSDESDRTAEGGYPLRRNAARALGKLGDRRSVPGLIQCLACDDFYVREAAIQSLAMLGDRSCVPALMSFLEDGLAATQPEAGTVQLQQPYGAILEALGVLGATEALPLIEPFLNHPFEILQYAAARAMYELTQDSSYAERLVQALSGDKLPLRRAAMADLGAIGYVPAARAIASTLAENSLKLIALKDILERQIQRDSFPSLSADAIQVMTLMDGLL, encoded by the coding sequence ATGCTAGAGTCCAGTTTTGAGGATTCTCGGATGCAATCACCAGTAGGCCAGTCTGCTGGTGATGAGTCATCATTAACTGTAGAGCAGGCGATCGCGAACTTACGTGGCTCAGATCCGGGACTGCGATACTATGCAGCTTGGTGGTTGGGGCGATTTCGGGTTTCTACTCCGGAGGCGGTTGATGCATTGATTGACAGTCTAAGCGATGAGTCTGATCGCACAGCAGAAGGTGGTTACCCCCTCCGACGTAATGCGGCTCGAGCACTTGGTAAGCTGGGCGATAGACGCTCTGTACCAGGCTTGATTCAGTGTTTGGCCTGTGATGATTTTTATGTTCGTGAAGCAGCTATCCAGTCTCTGGCAATGTTGGGCGATCGTAGTTGTGTTCCTGCCCTAATGAGCTTCTTGGAAGATGGCTTGGCAGCAACTCAGCCAGAGGCGGGTACAGTGCAGTTGCAACAACCCTACGGTGCTATTCTGGAAGCGCTAGGCGTATTGGGGGCAACAGAGGCATTGCCGCTGATTGAGCCTTTTCTTAACCATCCGTTTGAGATATTGCAGTACGCGGCAGCTCGGGCCATGTATGAGCTAACTCAGGATTCGAGTTACGCTGAGCGTCTAGTGCAGGCGTTATCAGGAGATAAGTTGCCTTTGCGCCGTGCTGCTATGGCTGATTTGGGGGCTATTGGCTATGTCCCTGCTGCTAGGGCGATCGCTAGTACCTTGGCAGAAAATAGTTTGAAATTGATTGCCCTCAAAGATATTCTAGAGAGACAAATACAGCGTGATTCCTTTCCAAGCTTATCAGCCGATGCTATCCAAGTTATGACGCTAATGGATGGGCTATTGTAG
- a CDS encoding phycobilisome linker polypeptide, producing the protein MLGSRSFRYEVVGLRQNEETDQMSFPIRSSASVFITVPYSRMNEEMQRITRMGGKIVSISPIGSTS; encoded by the coding sequence ATGTTGGGTAGTCGGAGTTTTCGGTACGAAGTTGTTGGTCTACGGCAAAATGAAGAGACCGACCAGATGAGTTTTCCTATTCGCTCTAGCGCTAGTGTTTTTATCACAGTTCCCTACAGCCGGATGAATGAAGAGATGCAGCGCATTACCCGGATGGGTGGAAAGATTGTGAGCATCTCTCCTATCGGTTCAACTAGTTAA